A stretch of the Candidatus Thermoplasmatota archaeon genome encodes the following:
- a CDS encoding molybdenum cofactor biosynthesis protein B translates to MSRSVEEHRKHAEGRSVAFAVVTVSDSRSATTDASGDAIARLAVESGHGVARRTLVRDEAGDIRAAVLDALDDPAVEAVVTTGGTGIAPRDVTLEALLDLFEKRLPGFGEIFRMLSFESVGSAATLTRAEGGIARGKALYVLPGSPAAVDLAMRRLILPEIAHVADLLARRG, encoded by the coding sequence GTGAGCCGAAGTGTCGAGGAGCACCGGAAGCACGCCGAAGGCCGCTCGGTCGCCTTCGCCGTCGTCACGGTGAGCGACTCTCGGAGCGCGACGACCGACGCCTCGGGGGACGCGATCGCGCGCCTCGCGGTCGAGAGCGGGCACGGCGTCGCGCGCCGGACGCTCGTTCGCGACGAGGCCGGGGACATCCGGGCCGCCGTCCTCGACGCGCTCGACGATCCCGCGGTCGAGGCCGTGGTCACGACGGGCGGCACCGGCATCGCGCCGCGCGACGTGACCCTCGAGGCCCTCCTCGACCTCTTCGAGAAGCGCCTTCCCGGCTTCGGCGAGATCTTCCGCATGCTCTCGTTCGAGTCGGTGGGGAGCGCCGCGACCCTCACGCGCGCGGAAGGCGGCATCGCGCGGGGGAAGGCGCTTTACGTGCTTCCGGGCTCCCCGGCCGCGGTCGACCTCGCGATGCGACGGCTCATCCTCCCCGAGATCGCGCACGTCGCCGACCTCCTCGCGCGGCGCGGCTGA
- the moaC gene encoding cyclic pyranopterin monophosphate synthase MoaC yields MTADPFFEGRALAAAKAKRFAERDAPAKTPPAQEAARPIAMAEVGAKPHVRREATATGFLALSAASVQRIRAGAVDKGDPLAVARVAAVMAAKRTPDLVPLCHPIPLTGVDVDLAVEDAGLRATVTVRAEYRTGVEMEALVAVSAALLSAWDVMKPHEKDAKGQYPQTSIREIRVLEKRKGDAS; encoded by the coding sequence TTGACGGCGGATCCCTTCTTCGAGGGTCGTGCGCTCGCCGCGGCGAAGGCCAAACGGTTCGCGGAGCGCGACGCGCCCGCGAAGACGCCCCCCGCGCAGGAGGCCGCGCGCCCGATCGCGATGGCGGAGGTGGGCGCGAAACCGCACGTCCGCCGCGAGGCGACCGCGACCGGATTCCTCGCGCTTTCCGCCGCGAGCGTCCAGCGCATCCGCGCGGGCGCCGTCGACAAGGGCGACCCCCTCGCGGTCGCGCGCGTCGCGGCGGTCATGGCGGCCAAGCGCACGCCGGACCTCGTTCCGCTCTGCCACCCGATCCCGCTCACCGGCGTGGACGTGGACCTCGCCGTCGAGGACGCGGGGCTCCGCGCGACCGTGACCGTGCGCGCGGAATACCGCACCGGCGTCGAGATGGAAGCACTCGTTGCGGTCTCGGCCGCGCTCCTCTCCGCGTGGGACGTGATGAAGCCCCACGAGAAGGACGCGAAAGGACAATACCCGCAGACGTCGATCCGGGAGATCCGCGTCCTCGAGAAGCGGAAAGGTGACGCGTCGTGA